AATGGGGCTGTAAAACAAGTTAAGCTTTGGCAAGGGCTTTTCGTTGGAGGTATTATTGGATTCTTTTCCGGGTTAATTGGTATTGGAGGTGGTATTATTTTAACACCGTTAATTTTGCTGTTGCATTGGGGAAATATGAAAGAAGCGGCAGCAGTTTCAGCGTTGTTTATTTGGGTAAATTCTGCGGCGGGACTTGTTGGACAACTAAGTAGTGGTGTTCATTTAGAAATCGAAACATTTGTTTTAGTAGCAGTTGCTTTAATAGGCGGTGTGCTTGGTGCTTATTTAGGAAGTAAAAAAATAAACAATCAATCGTTACGCTATATTTTAGCTTTTGTGCTTATAATTGCTAGTGTAAAATTATTTTTTACATAATTATGATAGATAAAAAAGACATAACAGGCATTATTTTATCTGGCGGAAAAAGTACGCGCATGGGTACCGATAAAGGGTTTTTGATGTATGAAGGCAAAAGGTTTGTGGAGTACAGTATAGAGGCGTTAAAGCCCTTGGTTTCTAATGTTATTATTGTTTCCGATAATGAAGATTATGACGCATTTGGTTTAAAGCGTATTGAAGATGTTATAAAAAATGCGGGGCCACTAGCTGGTATTTATTCGGGGT
This genomic window from Mariniflexile sp. TRM1-10 contains:
- a CDS encoding sulfite exporter TauE/SafE family protein, which codes for MLQNENIYLFLLMLPIVSFLYASVGHGGASGYLALMALFSFSPEIMKPTALLLNLFVAGISFYYYYKGGYFNKKLFLSFAITSIPLAFLGGTIEIDASVYKKILAVLLVFAILKMLNAFGKENGAVKQVKLWQGLFVGGIIGFFSGLIGIGGGIILTPLILLLHWGNMKEAAAVSALFIWVNSAAGLVGQLSSGVHLEIETFVLVAVALIGGVLGAYLGSKKINNQSLRYILAFVLIIASVKLFFT